Proteins co-encoded in one Ruegeria sp. YS9 genomic window:
- a CDS encoding glycosyltransferase family 2 protein — MPTASIVVPAYNAEATLAETLASLQAQTYDDFEIIIVDDGSQDATAEIARAHQSDPSVRLVQQANRGLAGARNTGIAAARGAFVGFCDADDLWMPEKLAAHIHHLKAEPDVGVSYSGSALIDEAGCAMGIKQAPRLKDVTAAHVLNRNPIGNGSAAVIRKTVLEALAYRPSFETQRDWVFDETFRQSEDIECWMRLMLKTDWQIEGVPGLLTHYRINAGGLSAALDRQLEAWERMVAKLRPLNPEFFARHEPSARAYQLRYLARRAITNLDQDTAWELFARSVQESLRPVLEEPMKSFSTFAAALVLKTLGPGPITRLGQMKSKLQSI; from the coding sequence ATGCCCACAGCATCCATCGTCGTACCCGCCTACAACGCCGAAGCAACCTTGGCCGAAACGCTCGCCTCACTGCAGGCGCAAACCTATGACGATTTCGAAATCATCATTGTCGACGATGGATCGCAGGATGCGACCGCCGAGATTGCCCGCGCACACCAAAGCGACCCAAGCGTACGACTGGTCCAGCAAGCCAATCGCGGGCTGGCGGGGGCCAGAAATACCGGCATCGCTGCCGCGCGTGGTGCATTCGTCGGCTTTTGCGACGCCGACGATCTGTGGATGCCCGAAAAGCTGGCGGCTCATATTCATCATCTCAAGGCCGAACCGGATGTGGGGGTTAGTTACTCCGGCAGTGCCTTGATCGACGAGGCGGGGTGCGCGATGGGGATCAAACAAGCACCCCGCCTGAAGGATGTGACCGCAGCACATGTTCTGAACCGCAACCCAATCGGCAATGGATCGGCGGCCGTTATTCGAAAGACGGTGCTGGAGGCTCTGGCCTACCGCCCGAGCTTTGAAACCCAGCGGGATTGGGTCTTCGATGAGACATTCCGCCAGTCCGAAGATATCGAATGCTGGATGCGGTTGATGTTGAAGACCGATTGGCAGATCGAAGGTGTTCCGGGGCTTCTAACCCACTACCGGATCAACGCAGGCGGGCTTTCGGCGGCTTTGGATCGCCAGTTGGAGGCGTGGGAGCGGATGGTCGCGAAGCTGCGCCCGCTGAACCCTGAATTCTTTGCCCGGCACGAACCCTCGGCCCGTGCTTATCAGCTGCGCTATCTGGCGCGGCGGGCCATCACCAACCTCGATCAGGACACAGCTTGGGAGTTGTTTGCGCGCAGCGTCCAGGAAAGCCTCCGCCCGGTGCTTGAGGAACCTATGAAATCGTTCAGCACCTTCGCCGCGGCCCTTGTGTTGAAAACGCTTGGACCCGGCCCGATCACCCGGCTGGGACAAATGAAATCCAAACTTCAATCGATCTGA
- the xerC gene encoding tyrosine recombinase XerC: MTIVNKFNAENERIKREYAEFLREADQKSEATVRGVEKAILRFEEYTGYCDFGRFNRDQAKGFRAALSSPADESKRLGNSTVLSTLKAVQRFFRWLSVQPGFKSKIDTNAIAYFNLSEKDIRAATSSPSKPSPTMDQLKHALASMPSETILEKRDRAVFALLMMTGIRDNAAASLLLGHVDIDRQMIVQDPKTVRTKNSKLIESVLLPLGPEIESVLFSWVGYLRDELRWQPDDPLFPQSRHRIDAQRGPVVDDIKRQVWSSSQPIRQIFRRAFDKAGLPYFTPHRVRNTVVEYAYLTCRTPEEFKAFSQNLGHESVVTTLSSYGQIPLARQRELIRNAGKSKDLDAKLELLLEKFDFKDL; this comes from the coding sequence ATGACGATTGTGAACAAATTCAACGCGGAAAATGAACGGATCAAGCGTGAGTATGCTGAGTTCCTGCGCGAAGCGGATCAAAAGTCAGAAGCCACGGTACGCGGGGTCGAAAAGGCGATCCTACGATTCGAGGAATACACCGGCTACTGCGACTTTGGACGCTTCAATCGCGATCAGGCGAAAGGCTTCAGGGCGGCGCTATCCTCGCCTGCTGACGAAAGCAAACGCCTCGGAAACTCGACGGTCCTATCGACCTTGAAAGCTGTGCAACGGTTCTTCCGGTGGCTTTCAGTACAACCTGGGTTCAAGTCCAAGATCGACACCAACGCCATCGCCTACTTCAACCTCTCTGAAAAGGACATTCGCGCGGCGACGTCTTCGCCTTCGAAGCCCTCGCCGACCATGGATCAATTGAAGCACGCACTGGCATCGATGCCTTCGGAGACCATTCTGGAAAAGCGTGATCGCGCCGTATTTGCGCTTCTCATGATGACTGGCATCCGCGACAACGCAGCCGCCTCTTTGCTGCTAGGCCATGTCGACATCGATCGGCAGATGATCGTCCAAGACCCGAAAACTGTCCGCACCAAAAACAGCAAGCTGATAGAGTCTGTGCTGTTGCCGCTTGGACCAGAGATTGAAAGCGTCCTGTTCTCCTGGGTCGGCTACTTGCGCGATGAACTCCGGTGGCAGCCCGACGATCCGCTCTTCCCTCAATCGCGGCACCGGATCGACGCTCAAAGGGGGCCGGTCGTCGACGACATCAAACGCCAAGTGTGGTCCAGTTCTCAACCGATCCGTCAGATTTTCAGACGCGCGTTTGATAAAGCTGGCTTGCCTTACTTCACACCGCACCGGGTACGGAACACCGTCGTTGAATACGCTTACCTCACCTGTCGGACGCCCGAGGAATTCAAAGCGTTCAGCCAGAACCTCGGCCATGAGAGCGTCGTCACGACCTTGTCTAGCTATGGACAGATACCTCTGGCCCGACAGCGCGAACTCATCCGCAACGCTGGTAAGAGCAAGGACTTAGACGCCAAGCTTGAACTCTTGTTGGAAAAATTCGACTTCAAGGACTTGTAG
- a CDS encoding glycosyltransferase family 4 protein, with amino-acid sequence MEQKKILHLVDDTTAGGVMRMLDHLLAQSDLSGAVEQKVLKVKRTAFSWGKLNADVIVSHVVPSWRSLPAFSALRAMHLDTRLVHVEHSYTRAFTTLNVPYKRRFFAMLRVIYSFFDQVVAVSHAQSDWMKERRLAASEKLAVIPPTVDLEQLSRNTMPPKSKTTIGAIGRLEQQKGFDILIQGFRSTRTPEARLLIFGEGSQRSYLEALAEGDPRIEFKGHAKDPAKAYQAVDIIAIPSRWEAYGLVLDEALAAKRNVIASKVDGLRDREGDTRVSFCNLDPYAWRLAINNFLLSNTIEKSS; translated from the coding sequence ATGGAACAGAAAAAGATCCTACACCTGGTAGACGACACCACAGCGGGTGGCGTGATGCGGATGCTCGACCATCTTTTGGCGCAATCAGATCTGTCCGGCGCGGTCGAGCAAAAGGTGTTGAAAGTCAAACGGACAGCATTTTCTTGGGGCAAACTGAATGCGGATGTCATCGTGTCCCACGTCGTACCAAGCTGGAGAAGCCTACCCGCATTCTCGGCGCTTCGCGCAATGCACCTGGACACTCGACTGGTCCATGTCGAACACAGTTACACCCGGGCATTCACCACCCTTAATGTCCCTTATAAACGTCGGTTTTTTGCGATGCTGCGTGTGATCTATTCCTTCTTTGATCAGGTGGTCGCCGTCAGCCATGCGCAGTCGGACTGGATGAAGGAACGACGCCTGGCTGCTTCGGAAAAACTGGCTGTCATTCCTCCGACCGTTGATCTTGAGCAGTTGTCACGCAACACTATGCCTCCCAAGTCAAAGACCACAATTGGCGCTATCGGGCGGCTGGAACAGCAGAAAGGGTTCGACATCCTGATCCAGGGTTTTCGGTCAACCCGAACGCCGGAGGCGCGCTTGTTGATCTTTGGCGAAGGCAGTCAGCGTTCATACCTTGAGGCGTTGGCAGAGGGTGACCCGCGCATCGAATTTAAGGGCCATGCCAAGGACCCGGCAAAAGCTTATCAAGCCGTCGATATCATTGCGATTCCCTCGCGTTGGGAGGCTTATGGACTTGTGCTGGACGAAGCGCTTGCCGCGAAGCGCAATGTGATCGCCAGTAAAGTTGATGGGTTACGTGACCGTGAAGGAGATACGAGAGTTTCATTCTGCAACCTTGACCCTTATGCTTGGCGACTTGCGATCAATAATTTTCTGCTTTCCAACACTATTGAGAAAAGCAGCTGA